From the genome of Triticum aestivum cultivar Chinese Spring chromosome 3B, IWGSC CS RefSeq v2.1, whole genome shotgun sequence, one region includes:
- the LOC123068883 gene encoding receptor-like serine/threonine-protein kinase ALE2 isoform X3, with product MRRLACALVLLLASLLGSTGTDLAPAPAVGNSPVDQGQASSPPGPSSALGPVTLPAAPPSSSANPPLQKGAVSPAVPAEPQAAPAPVAPPKGYNAPPPVESAPPPVVSASPPAESAPPPVVSVSPPVEPAPPPAVTEGVPPAAAPPPQAAAGNPAPILPGSPALLPSVQAPTPSVAVKPNLPLAPPASLPSVQAPTPSVAVKPNVPLAPPPSIPSVQAPAPSVALKPNVPLVPPPSLSTVQAPTPSVAVKPNVPLAPPPSVNNQPVRPIGSGNDVPPYPPPEGIFRAVPPSTSVVPPEHVKPPIAPPIIAHAPQQQAQAPNAEHNNGNTVPPANTSPPASGKNHDIRPAPPPKEPNTALVHKSPTRASPLPHNTNMPTLPRNASTVPHAQPPSLGVAPKPAPTSRSHPPTPTKGERPSFPPSYPPPHAQGPEVSRAQPPQQVGTKRQNHHAPPPMIQGHPNLHVHPPSPPPVSPKGPSDGSKRPRVSPTLPPIPPETEPKAPSTHPIWTLPPPPPNLDCKSLVCPEPLTDPPAGAPCACVLPIKVGIRLSVDLYSFFPLVSDFADEVGSGVHMARRQVRVMGANVAGDQPDKTVVLVHLVPMHVNFDKATALSTFQTLWSKKISLKPSVFGDYEILYVVYPGLPPSPPSAPAGAFGNSRNARAMKPLGVDVGKPKRKVNGSVIAIAALSTVIALIICIVAAWLLILKFRDSDDIAQGYPHSAIPKISRSSGTCNTLLAGRRSTQSGPSSSLGSSMAAYTGQAKTFKFAEIEKATNGFDDSSILGEGGFGCVYQGTLEDGTTVAVKVLKRFDGQGEREFLAEVEMLGRLHHRNLVKLLGICVEENARCLVYELIPNGSVESHLHGADREIAPLDWNARMKIALGAGRALAYLHEDSSPCVIHRDFKSSNILLEHDFTPKVSDFGLARTARGEGNQHISTRVMGTFGYVAPEYAMTGHLLVKSDVYSYGVVLLELLTGRKPVDMSQPAGQESLVAWARPYLTNVVGLRQAVDPLLGPNVPLDNVAKAAAIASMCVQPEVAHRPSMSEVVQALKLVCSEGDEGFGSGSFSQELAARTTAAHDVTGMEAERVLLSEMFGSTPVFTPAADSGSFRMQSISGPLMTGKNKKFWQRMRNLSRGSMSEHGASPDFETHSQCSNR from the exons ATGCGGCGTCTTGCCTGCGCGCTGGTGCTGCTTCTGGCTTCTCTTCTTGGATCCACAG GTACTGATCTGGCGCCTGCTCCTGCGGTTGGTAATTCGCCTGTCGATCAAGGACAGGCTTCTAGTCCTCCTGGACCTTCCTCCGCCCTAGGTCCAGTAACTCTTCCAGCAG CACCCCCTTCTTCATCAGCAAACCCTCCCCTCCAGAAGGGAGCTGTGAGCCCTGCAGTTCCGGCTGAACCGCAGGCTGCACCGGCTCCGGTAGCCCCCCCTAAAG GTTATAATGCACCTCCTCCGGTTGAGTCTGCGCCACCTCCGGTCGTGTCTGCGTCTCCTCCAGCTGAGTCTGCGCCTCCTCCGGTTGTGTCTGTGTCTCCTCCAGTTGAGCCTGCTCCTCCTCCTGCTGTCACTGAGGGGGTGCCCCCGGCAGCAGCTCCTCCGCCGCAAGCTGCAGCTGGAAACCCCGCACCAATACTTCCTGGGTCACCTGCATTGCTACCTTCAGTTCAGGCTCCTACTCCATCTGTGGCTGTGAAGCCTAATCTGCCACTAGCACCTCCTGCTTCACTACCTTCAGTTCAGGCTCCGACTCCATCTGTGGCTGTGAAGCCTAATGTGCCACTGGCACCTCCTCCTTCAATACCTTCAGTTCAGGCTCCTGCTCCATCTGTGGCTTTGAAGCCTAATGTGCCACTAGTGCCTCCTCCTTCACTATCTACAGTTCAGGCTCCTACTCCATCTGTGGCTGTGAAGCCTAATGTGCCACTAGCGCCTCCGCCTTCTGTGAACAATCAACCGGTTAGGCCAATTGGATCAG GTAATGATGTCCCTCCGTATCCGCCACCTGAAGGCATTTTCCGGGCAGTTCCTCCTTCCACTTCAG TAGTTCCTCCGGAACATGTGAAACCTCCAATTGCACCACCTATTATTGCACATGCACCTCAACAACAAGCGCAAGCTCCAAATGCCGAGCATAACAATG GAAACACGGTACCCCCAGCAAATACTTCCCCTCCTGCAAGTGGTAAGAACCATGACATTCGACCTGCACCTCCACCAAAGGAACCTAATACTGCACTGGTTCACAAATCACCAACTAGAG CTAGTCCTCTGCCCCACAACACAAATATGCCTACACTCCCGAGGAATGCATCAACGGTTCCACATGCTCAACCCCCATCGTTAGGGGTAGCTCCTAAACCAGCACCCACTAGCAGATCTCATCCTCCGACACCAACGAAAGGAGAACGTCCATCATTTCCCCCATCTTACCCACCACCCCATGCTCAAG GTCCTGAGGTCTCGCGAGCTCAACCTCCACAGCAGGTTGGGACTAAAAGGCAAAATCATCATGCACCACCACCGATGATTCAAG GCCATCCAAACCTCCATGTGCATCCTCCATCTCCTCCACCAGTGTCACCAAAGGGCCCCTCTGATGGCAGCAAAA GACCTCGTGTTTCTCCTACTCTTCCACCAATTCCTCCTGAAACAGAACCCAAAGCACCATCAACTCATCCTATTTGGACATTGCCCCCACCACCACCTAATTTAG ATTGCAAATCGTTAGTGTGCCCAGAGCCTCTAACGGATCCACCCGCGGGAGCTCCATGTGCTTGTGTTCTACCAATTAAAGTTGGAATCCGTTTAAGTGTGGACCTTTATTCATTCTTTCCGTTAGTTTCGGATTTTGCCGACGAAGTGGGATCTGGGGTACACATGGCACGGCGGCAGGTTCGTGTTATGGGTGCAAATGTGGCTGGCGATCAACCTGACAAGACAGTAGTTCTTGTGCATCTGGTACCAATGCATGTGAATTTTGATAAAGCTACTGCCTTGTCGACATTTCAAACCTTGTGGAGCAAAAAGATTTCTCTCAAACCGTCAGTTTTCGGGGACTATGAGATTCTCTATGTTGTCTATCCAG GGCTTCCTCCTTCTCCACCTTCAGCACCAGCTGGTGCATTCGGCAACAGCAGAAATGCAAGGGCAATGAAGCCCCTGGGGGTTGATGTAGGAAAACCCAAAAGAAAAGTGAATGGGAGCGTAATTGCTATTGCTGCTCTATCCACTGTTATAGCATTGATTATTTGCATTGTGGCTGCATGGTTGCTGATACTCAAATTCAGGGATTCAGATGACATAGCTCAAGGATATCCACATAGTGCAATTCCCAAAATTTCCAGGTCTTCCG GGACATGTAACACACTTTTAGCTGGTCGCCGTAGTACTCAATCAGGTCCATCAAGTTCACTGGGGTCAAGTATGGCAGCATACACAGGGCAGGCAAAGACATTCAAATTTGCTGAGATAGAAAAGGCTACGAATGGCTTTGATGATTCGTCGATACTTGGGGAAGGTGGCTTCGGTTGTGTGTACCAAGGGACACTTGAAGATGGAACCACAGTTGCGGTAAAGGTTCTGAAAAGATTTGATGGCCAAGGTGAACGAGAGTTCTTGGCAGAGGTTGAGATGCTGGGACGATTGCATCACCGAAATTTGGTCAAGTTGTTGGGCATATGCGTAGAGGAGAACGCGCGGTGTCTGGTATATGAACTTATTCCAAATGGCAGCGTTGAGTCCCATTTGCATG GAGCCGATCGCGAGATAGCTCCACTTGATTGGAATGCACGTATGAAGATAGCCCTGGGGGCAGGGCGGGCACTAGCATATCTACATGAAGACTCAAGCCCTTGTGTGATTCATCGTGATTTCAAGTCAAGCAACATACTGCTAGAGCATGATTTCACACCAAAAGTTTCAGACTTTGGACTGGCCAGGACTGCGAGGGGGGAGGGGAACCAGCACATCTCCACCCGTGTAATGGGAACATTCGG TTATGTTGCACCGGAGTACGCCATGACAGGCCATCTTCTTGTCAAGAGTGATGTATACAGCTATGGAGTCGTATTACTTGAACTTCTCACAGGTAGGAAGCCTGTGGACATGTCTCAGCCTGCAGGCCAAGAAAGCCTAGTCGCATGGGCTCGCCCATATCTGACAAATGTGGTGGGCTTGCGTCAAGCTGTTGATCCACTTCTTGGCCCTAATGTGCCACTGGACAACGTGGCGAAAGCAGCTGCCATCGCATCCATGTGTGTACAGCCTGAGGTTGCACACCGACCGAGCATGAGCGAAGTTGTGCAGGCCTTGAAGCTTGTCTGCAGCGAGGGTGATGAAGGTTTTGGTTCGGGAAGTTTCAGCCAGGAATTGGCGGCTCGTACGACAGCGGCTCATGATGTAACTGGCATGGAAGCGGAGAGGGTGCTATTATCTGAGATGTTTGGCTCAACACCTGTCTTCACTCCAGCTGCTGATTCAGGTTCTTTCCGCATGCAGTCCATCTCCGGCCCTCTGATGACAGGCAAGAACAAGAAGTTCTGGCAAAGGATGCGAAACTTGTCGAGAGGTAGTATGAGCGAGCATGGTGCCTCGCCAGATTTTGAGACACACTCACAGTGTAGCAATAGGTGA
- the LOC123068883 gene encoding receptor-like serine/threonine-protein kinase ALE2 isoform X4, with the protein MRRLACALVLLLASLLGSTGTDLAPAPAVGNSPVDQGQASSPPGPSSALGPVTLPAAPPSSSANPPLQKGAVSPAVPAEPQAAPAPVAPPKGYNAPPPVESAPPPVVSASPPAESAPPPVVSVSPPVEPAPPPAVTEGVPPAAAPPPQAAAGNPAPILPGSPALLPSVQAPTPSVAVKPNLPLAPPASLPSVQAPTPSVAVKPNVPLAPPPSIPSVQAPAPSVALKPNVPLVPPPSLSTVQAPTPSVAVKPNVPLAPPPSVNNQPVRPIGSGNDVPPYPPPEGIFRAVPPSTSVPPEHVKPPIAPPIIAHAPQQQAQAPNAEHNNGNTVPPANTSPPASGKNHDIRPAPPPKEPNTALVHKSPTRASPLPHNTNMPTLPRNASTVPHAQPPSLGVAPKPAPTSRSHPPTPTKGERPSFPPSYPPPHAQGPEVSRAQPPQQVGTKRQNHHAPPPMIQGHPNLHVHPPSPPPVSPKGPSDGSKRPRVSPTLPPIPPETEPKAPSTHPIWTLPPPPPNLDCKSLVCPEPLTDPPAGAPCACVLPIKVGIRLSVDLYSFFPLVSDFADEVGSGVHMARRQVRVMGANVAGDQPDKTVVLVHLVPMHVNFDKATALSTFQTLWSKKISLKPSVFGDYEILYVVYPGLPPSPPSAPAGAFGNSRNARAMKPLGVDVGKPKRKVNGSVIAIAALSTVIALIICIVAAWLLILKFRDSDDIAQGYPHSAIPKISRSSGTCNTLLAGRRSTQSGPSSSLGSSMAAYTGQAKTFKFAEIEKATNGFDDSSILGEGGFGCVYQGTLEDGTTVAVKVLKRFDGQGEREFLAEVEMLGRLHHRNLVKLLGICVEENARCLVYELIPNGSVESHLHGADREIAPLDWNARMKIALGAGRALAYLHEDSSPCVIHRDFKSSNILLEHDFTPKVSDFGLARTARGEGNQHISTRVMGTFGYVAPEYAMTGHLLVKSDVYSYGVVLLELLTGRKPVDMSQPAGQESLVAWARPYLTNVVGLRQAVDPLLGPNVPLDNVAKAAAIASMCVQPEVAHRPSMSEVVQALKLVCSEGDEGFGSGSFSQELAARTTAAHDVTGMEAERVLLSEMFGSTPVFTPAADSGSFRMQSISGPLMTGKNKKFWQRMRNLSRGSMSEHGASPDFETHSQCSNR; encoded by the exons ATGCGGCGTCTTGCCTGCGCGCTGGTGCTGCTTCTGGCTTCTCTTCTTGGATCCACAG GTACTGATCTGGCGCCTGCTCCTGCGGTTGGTAATTCGCCTGTCGATCAAGGACAGGCTTCTAGTCCTCCTGGACCTTCCTCCGCCCTAGGTCCAGTAACTCTTCCAGCAG CACCCCCTTCTTCATCAGCAAACCCTCCCCTCCAGAAGGGAGCTGTGAGCCCTGCAGTTCCGGCTGAACCGCAGGCTGCACCGGCTCCGGTAGCCCCCCCTAAAG GTTATAATGCACCTCCTCCGGTTGAGTCTGCGCCACCTCCGGTCGTGTCTGCGTCTCCTCCAGCTGAGTCTGCGCCTCCTCCGGTTGTGTCTGTGTCTCCTCCAGTTGAGCCTGCTCCTCCTCCTGCTGTCACTGAGGGGGTGCCCCCGGCAGCAGCTCCTCCGCCGCAAGCTGCAGCTGGAAACCCCGCACCAATACTTCCTGGGTCACCTGCATTGCTACCTTCAGTTCAGGCTCCTACTCCATCTGTGGCTGTGAAGCCTAATCTGCCACTAGCACCTCCTGCTTCACTACCTTCAGTTCAGGCTCCGACTCCATCTGTGGCTGTGAAGCCTAATGTGCCACTGGCACCTCCTCCTTCAATACCTTCAGTTCAGGCTCCTGCTCCATCTGTGGCTTTGAAGCCTAATGTGCCACTAGTGCCTCCTCCTTCACTATCTACAGTTCAGGCTCCTACTCCATCTGTGGCTGTGAAGCCTAATGTGCCACTAGCGCCTCCGCCTTCTGTGAACAATCAACCGGTTAGGCCAATTGGATCAG GTAATGATGTCCCTCCGTATCCGCCACCTGAAGGCATTTTCCGGGCAGTTCCTCCTTCCACTTCAG TTCCTCCGGAACATGTGAAACCTCCAATTGCACCACCTATTATTGCACATGCACCTCAACAACAAGCGCAAGCTCCAAATGCCGAGCATAACAATG GAAACACGGTACCCCCAGCAAATACTTCCCCTCCTGCAAGTGGTAAGAACCATGACATTCGACCTGCACCTCCACCAAAGGAACCTAATACTGCACTGGTTCACAAATCACCAACTAGAG CTAGTCCTCTGCCCCACAACACAAATATGCCTACACTCCCGAGGAATGCATCAACGGTTCCACATGCTCAACCCCCATCGTTAGGGGTAGCTCCTAAACCAGCACCCACTAGCAGATCTCATCCTCCGACACCAACGAAAGGAGAACGTCCATCATTTCCCCCATCTTACCCACCACCCCATGCTCAAG GTCCTGAGGTCTCGCGAGCTCAACCTCCACAGCAGGTTGGGACTAAAAGGCAAAATCATCATGCACCACCACCGATGATTCAAG GCCATCCAAACCTCCATGTGCATCCTCCATCTCCTCCACCAGTGTCACCAAAGGGCCCCTCTGATGGCAGCAAAA GACCTCGTGTTTCTCCTACTCTTCCACCAATTCCTCCTGAAACAGAACCCAAAGCACCATCAACTCATCCTATTTGGACATTGCCCCCACCACCACCTAATTTAG ATTGCAAATCGTTAGTGTGCCCAGAGCCTCTAACGGATCCACCCGCGGGAGCTCCATGTGCTTGTGTTCTACCAATTAAAGTTGGAATCCGTTTAAGTGTGGACCTTTATTCATTCTTTCCGTTAGTTTCGGATTTTGCCGACGAAGTGGGATCTGGGGTACACATGGCACGGCGGCAGGTTCGTGTTATGGGTGCAAATGTGGCTGGCGATCAACCTGACAAGACAGTAGTTCTTGTGCATCTGGTACCAATGCATGTGAATTTTGATAAAGCTACTGCCTTGTCGACATTTCAAACCTTGTGGAGCAAAAAGATTTCTCTCAAACCGTCAGTTTTCGGGGACTATGAGATTCTCTATGTTGTCTATCCAG GGCTTCCTCCTTCTCCACCTTCAGCACCAGCTGGTGCATTCGGCAACAGCAGAAATGCAAGGGCAATGAAGCCCCTGGGGGTTGATGTAGGAAAACCCAAAAGAAAAGTGAATGGGAGCGTAATTGCTATTGCTGCTCTATCCACTGTTATAGCATTGATTATTTGCATTGTGGCTGCATGGTTGCTGATACTCAAATTCAGGGATTCAGATGACATAGCTCAAGGATATCCACATAGTGCAATTCCCAAAATTTCCAGGTCTTCCG GGACATGTAACACACTTTTAGCTGGTCGCCGTAGTACTCAATCAGGTCCATCAAGTTCACTGGGGTCAAGTATGGCAGCATACACAGGGCAGGCAAAGACATTCAAATTTGCTGAGATAGAAAAGGCTACGAATGGCTTTGATGATTCGTCGATACTTGGGGAAGGTGGCTTCGGTTGTGTGTACCAAGGGACACTTGAAGATGGAACCACAGTTGCGGTAAAGGTTCTGAAAAGATTTGATGGCCAAGGTGAACGAGAGTTCTTGGCAGAGGTTGAGATGCTGGGACGATTGCATCACCGAAATTTGGTCAAGTTGTTGGGCATATGCGTAGAGGAGAACGCGCGGTGTCTGGTATATGAACTTATTCCAAATGGCAGCGTTGAGTCCCATTTGCATG GAGCCGATCGCGAGATAGCTCCACTTGATTGGAATGCACGTATGAAGATAGCCCTGGGGGCAGGGCGGGCACTAGCATATCTACATGAAGACTCAAGCCCTTGTGTGATTCATCGTGATTTCAAGTCAAGCAACATACTGCTAGAGCATGATTTCACACCAAAAGTTTCAGACTTTGGACTGGCCAGGACTGCGAGGGGGGAGGGGAACCAGCACATCTCCACCCGTGTAATGGGAACATTCGG TTATGTTGCACCGGAGTACGCCATGACAGGCCATCTTCTTGTCAAGAGTGATGTATACAGCTATGGAGTCGTATTACTTGAACTTCTCACAGGTAGGAAGCCTGTGGACATGTCTCAGCCTGCAGGCCAAGAAAGCCTAGTCGCATGGGCTCGCCCATATCTGACAAATGTGGTGGGCTTGCGTCAAGCTGTTGATCCACTTCTTGGCCCTAATGTGCCACTGGACAACGTGGCGAAAGCAGCTGCCATCGCATCCATGTGTGTACAGCCTGAGGTTGCACACCGACCGAGCATGAGCGAAGTTGTGCAGGCCTTGAAGCTTGTCTGCAGCGAGGGTGATGAAGGTTTTGGTTCGGGAAGTTTCAGCCAGGAATTGGCGGCTCGTACGACAGCGGCTCATGATGTAACTGGCATGGAAGCGGAGAGGGTGCTATTATCTGAGATGTTTGGCTCAACACCTGTCTTCACTCCAGCTGCTGATTCAGGTTCTTTCCGCATGCAGTCCATCTCCGGCCCTCTGATGACAGGCAAGAACAAGAAGTTCTGGCAAAGGATGCGAAACTTGTCGAGAGGTAGTATGAGCGAGCATGGTGCCTCGCCAGATTTTGAGACACACTCACAGTGTAGCAATAGGTGA
- the LOC123068883 gene encoding receptor-like serine/threonine-protein kinase ALE2 isoform X1, with protein MRRLACALVLLLASLLGSTGTDLAPAPAVGNSPVDQGQASSPPGPSSALGPVTLPAAPPSSSANPPLQKGAVSPAVPAEPQAAPAPVAPPKGYNAPPPVESAPPPVVSASPPAESAPPPVVSVSPPVEPAPPPAVTEGVPPAAAPPPQAAAGNPAPILPGSPALLPSVQAPTPSVAVKPNLPLAPPASLPSVQAPTPSVAVKPNVPLAPPPSIPSVQAPAPSVALKPNVPLVPPPSLSTVQAPTPSVAVKPNVPLAPPPSVNNQPVRPIGSGNDVPPYPPPEGIFRAVPPSTSVVPPEHVKPPIAPPIIAHAPQQQAQAPNAEHNNGNTVPPANTSPPASGKNHDIRPAPPPKEPNTALVHKSPTRGFVPAASPLPHNTNMPTLPRNASTVPHAQPPSLGVAPKPAPTSRSHPPTPTKGERPSFPPSYPPPHAQGPEVSRAQPPQQVGTKRQNHHAPPPMIQGHPNLHVHPPSPPPVSPKGPSDGSKRPRVSPTLPPIPPETEPKAPSTHPIWTLPPPPPNLDCKSLVCPEPLTDPPAGAPCACVLPIKVGIRLSVDLYSFFPLVSDFADEVGSGVHMARRQVRVMGANVAGDQPDKTVVLVHLVPMHVNFDKATALSTFQTLWSKKISLKPSVFGDYEILYVVYPGLPPSPPSAPAGAFGNSRNARAMKPLGVDVGKPKRKVNGSVIAIAALSTVIALIICIVAAWLLILKFRDSDDIAQGYPHSAIPKISRSSGTCNTLLAGRRSTQSGPSSSLGSSMAAYTGQAKTFKFAEIEKATNGFDDSSILGEGGFGCVYQGTLEDGTTVAVKVLKRFDGQGEREFLAEVEMLGRLHHRNLVKLLGICVEENARCLVYELIPNGSVESHLHGADREIAPLDWNARMKIALGAGRALAYLHEDSSPCVIHRDFKSSNILLEHDFTPKVSDFGLARTARGEGNQHISTRVMGTFGYVAPEYAMTGHLLVKSDVYSYGVVLLELLTGRKPVDMSQPAGQESLVAWARPYLTNVVGLRQAVDPLLGPNVPLDNVAKAAAIASMCVQPEVAHRPSMSEVVQALKLVCSEGDEGFGSGSFSQELAARTTAAHDVTGMEAERVLLSEMFGSTPVFTPAADSGSFRMQSISGPLMTGKNKKFWQRMRNLSRGSMSEHGASPDFETHSQCSNR; from the exons ATGCGGCGTCTTGCCTGCGCGCTGGTGCTGCTTCTGGCTTCTCTTCTTGGATCCACAG GTACTGATCTGGCGCCTGCTCCTGCGGTTGGTAATTCGCCTGTCGATCAAGGACAGGCTTCTAGTCCTCCTGGACCTTCCTCCGCCCTAGGTCCAGTAACTCTTCCAGCAG CACCCCCTTCTTCATCAGCAAACCCTCCCCTCCAGAAGGGAGCTGTGAGCCCTGCAGTTCCGGCTGAACCGCAGGCTGCACCGGCTCCGGTAGCCCCCCCTAAAG GTTATAATGCACCTCCTCCGGTTGAGTCTGCGCCACCTCCGGTCGTGTCTGCGTCTCCTCCAGCTGAGTCTGCGCCTCCTCCGGTTGTGTCTGTGTCTCCTCCAGTTGAGCCTGCTCCTCCTCCTGCTGTCACTGAGGGGGTGCCCCCGGCAGCAGCTCCTCCGCCGCAAGCTGCAGCTGGAAACCCCGCACCAATACTTCCTGGGTCACCTGCATTGCTACCTTCAGTTCAGGCTCCTACTCCATCTGTGGCTGTGAAGCCTAATCTGCCACTAGCACCTCCTGCTTCACTACCTTCAGTTCAGGCTCCGACTCCATCTGTGGCTGTGAAGCCTAATGTGCCACTGGCACCTCCTCCTTCAATACCTTCAGTTCAGGCTCCTGCTCCATCTGTGGCTTTGAAGCCTAATGTGCCACTAGTGCCTCCTCCTTCACTATCTACAGTTCAGGCTCCTACTCCATCTGTGGCTGTGAAGCCTAATGTGCCACTAGCGCCTCCGCCTTCTGTGAACAATCAACCGGTTAGGCCAATTGGATCAG GTAATGATGTCCCTCCGTATCCGCCACCTGAAGGCATTTTCCGGGCAGTTCCTCCTTCCACTTCAG TAGTTCCTCCGGAACATGTGAAACCTCCAATTGCACCACCTATTATTGCACATGCACCTCAACAACAAGCGCAAGCTCCAAATGCCGAGCATAACAATG GAAACACGGTACCCCCAGCAAATACTTCCCCTCCTGCAAGTGGTAAGAACCATGACATTCGACCTGCACCTCCACCAAAGGAACCTAATACTGCACTGGTTCACAAATCACCAACTAGAG GGTTTGTGCCTGCAGCTAGTCCTCTGCCCCACAACACAAATATGCCTACACTCCCGAGGAATGCATCAACGGTTCCACATGCTCAACCCCCATCGTTAGGGGTAGCTCCTAAACCAGCACCCACTAGCAGATCTCATCCTCCGACACCAACGAAAGGAGAACGTCCATCATTTCCCCCATCTTACCCACCACCCCATGCTCAAG GTCCTGAGGTCTCGCGAGCTCAACCTCCACAGCAGGTTGGGACTAAAAGGCAAAATCATCATGCACCACCACCGATGATTCAAG GCCATCCAAACCTCCATGTGCATCCTCCATCTCCTCCACCAGTGTCACCAAAGGGCCCCTCTGATGGCAGCAAAA GACCTCGTGTTTCTCCTACTCTTCCACCAATTCCTCCTGAAACAGAACCCAAAGCACCATCAACTCATCCTATTTGGACATTGCCCCCACCACCACCTAATTTAG ATTGCAAATCGTTAGTGTGCCCAGAGCCTCTAACGGATCCACCCGCGGGAGCTCCATGTGCTTGTGTTCTACCAATTAAAGTTGGAATCCGTTTAAGTGTGGACCTTTATTCATTCTTTCCGTTAGTTTCGGATTTTGCCGACGAAGTGGGATCTGGGGTACACATGGCACGGCGGCAGGTTCGTGTTATGGGTGCAAATGTGGCTGGCGATCAACCTGACAAGACAGTAGTTCTTGTGCATCTGGTACCAATGCATGTGAATTTTGATAAAGCTACTGCCTTGTCGACATTTCAAACCTTGTGGAGCAAAAAGATTTCTCTCAAACCGTCAGTTTTCGGGGACTATGAGATTCTCTATGTTGTCTATCCAG GGCTTCCTCCTTCTCCACCTTCAGCACCAGCTGGTGCATTCGGCAACAGCAGAAATGCAAGGGCAATGAAGCCCCTGGGGGTTGATGTAGGAAAACCCAAAAGAAAAGTGAATGGGAGCGTAATTGCTATTGCTGCTCTATCCACTGTTATAGCATTGATTATTTGCATTGTGGCTGCATGGTTGCTGATACTCAAATTCAGGGATTCAGATGACATAGCTCAAGGATATCCACATAGTGCAATTCCCAAAATTTCCAGGTCTTCCG GGACATGTAACACACTTTTAGCTGGTCGCCGTAGTACTCAATCAGGTCCATCAAGTTCACTGGGGTCAAGTATGGCAGCATACACAGGGCAGGCAAAGACATTCAAATTTGCTGAGATAGAAAAGGCTACGAATGGCTTTGATGATTCGTCGATACTTGGGGAAGGTGGCTTCGGTTGTGTGTACCAAGGGACACTTGAAGATGGAACCACAGTTGCGGTAAAGGTTCTGAAAAGATTTGATGGCCAAGGTGAACGAGAGTTCTTGGCAGAGGTTGAGATGCTGGGACGATTGCATCACCGAAATTTGGTCAAGTTGTTGGGCATATGCGTAGAGGAGAACGCGCGGTGTCTGGTATATGAACTTATTCCAAATGGCAGCGTTGAGTCCCATTTGCATG GAGCCGATCGCGAGATAGCTCCACTTGATTGGAATGCACGTATGAAGATAGCCCTGGGGGCAGGGCGGGCACTAGCATATCTACATGAAGACTCAAGCCCTTGTGTGATTCATCGTGATTTCAAGTCAAGCAACATACTGCTAGAGCATGATTTCACACCAAAAGTTTCAGACTTTGGACTGGCCAGGACTGCGAGGGGGGAGGGGAACCAGCACATCTCCACCCGTGTAATGGGAACATTCGG TTATGTTGCACCGGAGTACGCCATGACAGGCCATCTTCTTGTCAAGAGTGATGTATACAGCTATGGAGTCGTATTACTTGAACTTCTCACAGGTAGGAAGCCTGTGGACATGTCTCAGCCTGCAGGCCAAGAAAGCCTAGTCGCATGGGCTCGCCCATATCTGACAAATGTGGTGGGCTTGCGTCAAGCTGTTGATCCACTTCTTGGCCCTAATGTGCCACTGGACAACGTGGCGAAAGCAGCTGCCATCGCATCCATGTGTGTACAGCCTGAGGTTGCACACCGACCGAGCATGAGCGAAGTTGTGCAGGCCTTGAAGCTTGTCTGCAGCGAGGGTGATGAAGGTTTTGGTTCGGGAAGTTTCAGCCAGGAATTGGCGGCTCGTACGACAGCGGCTCATGATGTAACTGGCATGGAAGCGGAGAGGGTGCTATTATCTGAGATGTTTGGCTCAACACCTGTCTTCACTCCAGCTGCTGATTCAGGTTCTTTCCGCATGCAGTCCATCTCCGGCCCTCTGATGACAGGCAAGAACAAGAAGTTCTGGCAAAGGATGCGAAACTTGTCGAGAGGTAGTATGAGCGAGCATGGTGCCTCGCCAGATTTTGAGACACACTCACAGTGTAGCAATAGGTGA